The Mycolicibacterium boenickei genome has a segment encoding these proteins:
- a CDS encoding OsmC family protein, with product MANRTHRYEVEVTWTGNTGSGTSGYRDYARDHDVTGVDMSGKPPIPGSADPAFRGDPQRWNPEELLVVSLSQCHMLWYLALCAKAGIVVTAYSDRPDGTMSENAEGTGVFTNVTLRPQVAITDPERVGEATGLHHEAHRMCFIANSVNFPVTAEPTIKVS from the coding sequence ATGGCCAACCGGACACATCGATACGAGGTCGAGGTGACCTGGACCGGCAATACCGGTTCGGGGACCAGCGGCTACCGCGACTACGCCCGCGACCATGACGTGACCGGCGTCGACATGTCGGGGAAGCCGCCGATCCCGGGTAGCGCCGATCCGGCTTTCCGAGGGGACCCCCAGCGCTGGAACCCCGAGGAGCTGCTCGTGGTCAGCCTGTCGCAGTGCCACATGCTGTGGTACCTGGCGTTGTGCGCCAAAGCGGGCATCGTGGTCACTGCCTATAGCGATCGGCCGGATGGCACGATGAGCGAGAATGCCGAGGGCACTGGAGTTTTCACCAATGTCACGCTCCGACCGCAGGTGGCCATCACCGACCCGGAGCGGGTCGGTGAGGCCACCGGGTTACATCACGAAGCCCACCGCATGTGCTTCATCGCCAATTCGGTCAACTTCCCGGTGACTGCCGAGCCCACCATCAAGGTGAGCTGA
- a CDS encoding NAD-glutamate dehydrogenase domain-containing protein gives MQDQQAGVVVPSRLLAAAALNDLMGDAVEVNLDWTGSADGRLNFALAALDPVPLRRMLPALQSMDLEVLEEQAGTWTRPDGRVCHVYHLLLQPGSDVVDAVAQPQDDTVDRIRETFRAMWAGRVESDGFNALLLRAALSWRQVTVLRSYSRYLRQLPLPYGQTRIQRVLLDNPAATRALLDLFEARFDRTEQPADSPHRIARIAEAEQRVATEIDHVLHIDADRILRTYHNLINATVRTNAFAPDALTVWAPYLVHKFDAQSIDELPQPRPLSEIFVYSPEFEGLHLRFGLVARGGLRWSDRHDDYRTEVLGLVKAQAVKNAMIVPVGAKGVFVVKARPKADQSPRVQGLRSYRQFIAALLDVVDKTAPSDSEDRPRFGGVVCHDGPDPYLVVAADKGTATFSDSANAVALNRGYWMGDAFASGGSAGYDHKAMGITARGAWVSGDTHLAELGIDSATDEFTAVGVGDMSGDVFGNGMLLRPGLQLVAAFDHRHIFVDPQPDTMLARKERQRLFELPQSCWDDYDRSVISAGGGVWPRTAKTIATTPEMRAALGLDDDQTRLTPTELISHILRAPVDLLFNGGIGTYIKAGDEQHSDIADKVNDPVRVDAEEVRARVIVEGGNLGLSQRARIQYARRGGLVNTDAIDNAAGVDCSDHEVNIKILLDSAARSGLLTGNARNRLLAEMTGEVAQLVVANNQAHNRLLSDARSNSAQMVDVHARMTADLEARRGLHRSRENMPTPAEFADLAKDGRGLTSPQLATLLAHVKLDLKEQLLRDETFDDPYFVSLLTRYFPPTLRRQLGEPLPEHPLRREITATSVVNGVLATSGLTFAFRLSEETGAAPADIVRAHAVVSEVFDLDTLWSDIYAADLSPALTNAMIIEGRRLLDRAARWFVLNRPQPLEIDSEITRFSNQVARLRGQLGSMLRGQERDTVLAAHDDLVTRGVPDNIAHRISESLYAFSLLDIIEVAHVHKEDSAPLARIYFELSDRLGVDRLLLAVSSLPRGGRWHAQARLALREDLYRSLRDLTIDVTRHGIDGAHATSTIRDFEAYNRPRLDRAKRTLDEFLDSAEPDLAVLSVASAQLRRLHR, from the coding sequence ATGCAGGATCAGCAGGCCGGGGTTGTGGTACCCAGCCGGCTGCTCGCGGCCGCTGCGCTCAACGATCTGATGGGCGATGCCGTCGAGGTGAACCTCGACTGGACCGGCAGCGCTGACGGACGGCTGAACTTCGCGCTCGCCGCGCTCGATCCGGTTCCGTTGCGCCGGATGCTGCCCGCACTGCAAAGCATGGACCTGGAGGTCCTCGAGGAACAGGCGGGTACCTGGACCAGGCCGGACGGGCGGGTCTGCCACGTCTACCACCTGCTCTTGCAGCCCGGTTCCGACGTCGTCGACGCGGTCGCTCAGCCGCAGGACGACACCGTCGATCGCATCCGCGAGACCTTCCGGGCGATGTGGGCCGGCCGGGTCGAATCGGACGGATTCAACGCGCTGCTCCTGCGAGCCGCCCTGAGCTGGCGGCAGGTCACCGTGCTGCGCAGCTACAGCCGATACCTCCGGCAGCTGCCGTTGCCCTACGGCCAGACCCGCATTCAACGAGTCCTGCTGGACAACCCGGCGGCCACGCGTGCACTGCTCGACCTGTTCGAGGCCCGGTTCGACCGCACCGAGCAGCCCGCCGACAGCCCCCACCGCATCGCCCGCATCGCCGAGGCCGAGCAGCGGGTGGCCACCGAGATCGATCACGTGCTGCACATCGATGCCGACCGGATCCTGCGCACGTACCACAACCTGATCAACGCCACCGTACGCACCAACGCATTCGCGCCTGACGCACTCACGGTCTGGGCGCCCTATCTGGTTCACAAATTCGACGCTCAGTCCATCGACGAGCTGCCACAGCCTCGACCTCTTTCCGAAATCTTCGTCTATTCACCGGAATTCGAAGGTCTGCACCTTCGCTTCGGACTGGTGGCCCGCGGCGGGCTGCGCTGGTCGGACCGCCACGACGACTACCGCACCGAGGTCCTCGGACTGGTGAAGGCGCAGGCGGTCAAGAACGCGATGATCGTGCCGGTCGGCGCCAAGGGTGTCTTCGTCGTCAAAGCCCGGCCGAAAGCGGACCAATCACCCCGCGTGCAGGGGTTACGGAGCTACCGGCAGTTCATCGCCGCACTGCTCGACGTGGTCGACAAGACCGCCCCGTCAGATTCCGAAGATCGGCCCCGCTTCGGCGGAGTGGTGTGCCACGACGGACCCGACCCCTACCTCGTGGTGGCCGCGGACAAGGGCACCGCCACATTCTCCGATTCCGCCAATGCGGTGGCGCTCAACCGCGGTTACTGGATGGGCGATGCCTTCGCCTCCGGCGGCTCGGCCGGCTACGACCACAAGGCGATGGGCATCACCGCTCGCGGCGCCTGGGTCAGCGGCGACACCCACCTGGCCGAACTCGGTATCGATTCGGCGACCGACGAGTTCACTGCTGTCGGCGTCGGCGATATGAGCGGGGACGTCTTCGGCAACGGCATGCTGTTGCGTCCCGGCCTGCAGCTGGTGGCCGCATTCGATCACCGGCACATCTTCGTCGACCCGCAGCCCGACACCATGCTCGCCCGCAAGGAACGCCAACGGCTGTTCGAGCTGCCTCAGTCTTGCTGGGACGACTATGACCGTTCGGTGATCAGCGCGGGTGGCGGGGTATGGCCGCGAACCGCGAAGACCATTGCCACCACACCGGAGATGCGCGCCGCCCTCGGCCTCGACGACGACCAGACCCGGCTCACTCCCACCGAACTGATCAGCCACATCCTGCGTGCGCCGGTGGACCTGTTGTTCAACGGCGGAATCGGCACCTACATCAAGGCCGGCGACGAACAGCACTCCGACATCGCCGACAAGGTCAACGATCCGGTGCGAGTGGACGCCGAGGAGGTCCGGGCGCGGGTGATCGTCGAGGGCGGCAACCTCGGGCTGTCCCAACGCGCCCGCATCCAATACGCCCGGCGCGGCGGCCTCGTCAATACCGATGCCATCGACAACGCCGCCGGAGTGGACTGCTCCGACCACGAGGTCAACATCAAGATCTTGCTGGACTCCGCCGCACGGTCCGGCCTGCTCACCGGCAACGCCCGCAACCGGCTCTTGGCCGAGATGACAGGCGAAGTGGCGCAGCTCGTCGTGGCCAACAACCAGGCACACAATCGTCTGCTCAGCGATGCCCGGTCCAACTCCGCCCAGATGGTCGATGTGCACGCCCGGATGACGGCTGACCTGGAAGCTCGCCGCGGGCTGCACCGCTCCCGCGAGAACATGCCCACCCCAGCCGAATTCGCCGATCTCGCCAAGGACGGCCGTGGCCTTACCTCTCCGCAACTGGCCACATTGTTGGCGCACGTGAAGCTCGACCTCAAGGAACAATTGCTTCGCGACGAGACGTTCGACGACCCATATTTCGTCTCGCTGCTGACCCGGTACTTCCCGCCGACGCTACGGCGTCAGCTCGGCGAGCCGCTCCCGGAGCATCCGCTGCGCCGGGAGATCACCGCCACCTCGGTCGTCAACGGCGTGCTGGCCACCTCGGGGCTGACCTTCGCATTCCGGCTCTCCGAGGAAACCGGTGCTGCCCCAGCCGATATCGTTCGGGCGCACGCAGTGGTGTCAGAGGTCTTCGATCTCGACACGCTCTGGTCGGATATCTATGCCGCCGACCTTTCGCCCGCGCTGACAAACGCGATGATCATCGAAGGCCGGCGCCTACTCGACCGGGCTGCCCGATGGTTTGTGCTCAACCGACCGCAACCGCTCGAAATCGACAGCGAGATCACGCGATTCAGCAACCAGGTGGCGAGGCTGCGCGGGCAGTTGGGATCGATGCTGCGGGGCCAAGAGCGAGACACCGTCTTGGCGGCGCACGACGATCTGGTGACTCGCGGCGTGCCGGACAACATCGCCCACCGGATCAGCGAATCGCTCTATGCGTTCAGCCTTCTGGACATCATCGAGGTGGCTCATGTCCACAAGGAGGACTCGGCTCCACTGGCCAGGATCTACTTCGAGCTGTCGGACCGGCTGGGGGTGGATCGGCTGCTACTGGCCGTGTCCTCGCTTCCCCGAGGTGGCCGCTGGCACGCCCAGGCCCGACTTGCCCTTCGAGAGGACCTGTACCGCTCATTGCGTGATCTCACGATCGACGTCACCAGGCACGGGATCGACGGCGCCCACGCCACAAGCACCATCCGTGACTTCGAGGCCTACAACCGGCCACGCCTAGACCGGGCCAAGCGCACACTCGACGAGTTCCTCGATTCCGCCGAACCTGATTTGGCGGTGCTGTCGGTGGCCTCAGCCCAGCTGCGCCGTCTCCATCGGTGA
- a CDS encoding alpha/beta hydrolase family protein — MRHAYGSHPEQYVDRWAPSSPCIGLAVLIHGGYWRGTFGADLMDPLAADLAARGWDVANIEYRRVGRDGGYPETLEDATAAVSFAVRETSARKRIVLIGHSVGGELALLNARQAHLVLALSPVTDVRRTFDEGLGEDAAIEFIGATPEENPDAYCMASPRYQLPVGRPVLITHGLDDVRVPAAHSRDYRDAALRDGDSVELREYHRLPHGEQINPAAEHWAAAVEWLTSQPI; from the coding sequence ATGAGACATGCGTACGGCTCCCACCCCGAGCAATACGTCGATCGATGGGCGCCCTCGTCGCCATGCATCGGCCTCGCAGTGCTGATCCATGGCGGCTACTGGCGCGGGACCTTCGGCGCCGATCTGATGGATCCGCTCGCCGCCGACCTGGCGGCGCGCGGATGGGACGTCGCCAACATCGAGTACCGGCGTGTCGGCCGGGACGGCGGATACCCGGAGACCCTCGAAGATGCCACAGCCGCAGTCTCATTCGCAGTGCGCGAGACGTCCGCAAGGAAGCGCATCGTGCTGATCGGTCATTCCGTGGGTGGGGAGCTGGCATTGCTCAACGCCCGGCAGGCCCACCTCGTCTTGGCTCTGTCGCCGGTGACGGACGTGCGACGCACCTTCGACGAAGGCCTCGGTGAGGACGCCGCGATCGAGTTCATCGGCGCCACGCCCGAGGAGAACCCCGATGCTTACTGCATGGCATCCCCGCGATACCAGCTTCCCGTCGGCCGCCCCGTCCTCATCACCCACGGGCTCGACGACGTCCGGGTGCCCGCCGCACATTCCCGCGACTATCGCGATGCCGCGCTCCGCGACGGTGACAGCGTCGAGTTACGCGAGTACCACAGGCTGCCTCACGGCGAGCAGATCAACCCCGCGGCCGAACACTGGGCGGCCGCGGTCGAATGGCTTACCAGTCAGCCGATCTGA